The Amycolatopsis umgeniensis DNA segment GTTCCAGCGGCACATCCTCGCCGGGCTCACCGCCGGCAGCGTCAAAGGCTGACTCTCGGGATTTCCGCAAAGATTGGGAGGGCATTTCGTGACCGCATTGGGGCAGTCCGCCGGATGGTGGCGGAGCGCGGCCATCTACCAGGTCTACATCCGCAGTTTCGCCGACGGGAACGGCGACGGTGTCGGCGATCTCGCCGGGGTCCGCGCGCGGCTGGACTACCTGGCCGAGCTGGGGATCGACGCGATCTGGTTCACCCCGTGGTATCCGTCGCCGATGGACGACGGCGGCTACGACGTCGCCGACTTCCGGGAGATCGACCCGCTCTTCGGCACGCTCGCCGAGGCGGAGGACCTGATCGCCGCGGCCCACGCCAAAGGTGTCCGCGTGATCATCGACATCGTGCCGAATCACTGTTCCGACGAGCACCGCTGGTTCCAAGAGGCGCTCGCGTCGGAACCGGGATCGCCTGAGCGGCAACGTTTCTGGTTCCGCCCGGGCCGGGGGCCGGGCGGCTCCGAGCCACCGAACAACTGGAAGTCGCGCTTCGGCGGCTCCGCGTGGACGCGGGTGCCTGACGGCGAGTGGTACCTGCACCTCTACAGCTCGCGCCAGCCGGACTTCAACTGGGACAACCAGGACATCCGCGCGGACTTCGAGGACGTGCTGCGGTTCTGGTTCGACCGCGGGGTCGACGGTTTCCGCATCGACGTCGCCGACGGCCTGGTGAAGGACCCTCGACTGCCCGACGTCGATCCCGGCGACGAGACGCCGTTCTCCGATCAGGAGGGGTTGCACGAGATCTACCGGTCGTGGCGCAAGATCGCCGACAGCTATCCGGGTGATCGCGTGCTGGTCGGCGAGATGTGGCTGCCGGACATGTCGCGTGCCGCGCGCTATCTCCGCCGCGACGAACTGCACGCGGCGTTCAACTTCGACTTCCTGGTGTGCCCTTGGGATTCCGCGCGGTTCCGGGATGTCATCGAGCGGACGCTGGCGGCGCACGAGGAGGTGGACGCGCCCGCGGCCTGGGTGCTGTCGAACCACGACGTCACCCGGCACGTGACCAGGTACGGACGTGACGGTGACACCGGTTTCGCGTTCGCCGACCGGCTGCACGGCACACCGGTGGACCGGGAACTCGGGACCAGGCGGGCACGGGCGGCGGCACTGCTGACCTTGGCTCTGCCCGGCGGCCTGTATGTCTACCAAGGTGAAGAGCTCGGCCTGTGGGAGATCGAGGACATCCCCGACGAACTCCGTCAGGATCCGGTGTGGGCCCGGACGAACGGGGCCGACCCCGGCCGTGACGGCTGCCGTGTCCCGCTCCCCTGGTCCGGCGACGCTCCGCCGTTCGGCTTCGGCACCGGCGGAACGTGGCTGCCCCAGCCCGGGGAATGGCGCTCCGGTACGGCGGAAGCGCAGGCGGCCGATCCGGCGTCGATGCTCCGGCTGTACCGCGCCGGCCTGCGTCTGCGAGAAGAACTTCCCGCGCTCGGCCCCGGCGATCTGGAGTGGCTGTCGCTGGGCGACGGGGTGCTCGCGTTCACCCGGGAGCCGGGGTTCACCTTCGTGCTGAACTTCTCGGACGCGCCGGTGCCGCTTCCGCCGCATCTCGACGTGCTCATGGCCAGCGGCCCGGTCGACGGTGACCTCCCGACGGATACGGCGGTGTGGCTCCGCACCTGATCAGCGACCGGTCGTGACCCGGCTGATCCGGCCGCGCATCCGCGCGCGGCCTGCCGGGTCACGCCACCGGAGGTGCCTGTCGAGCACTTCGCGGAGCACACCACAGAGGACGAGACCGTCAGTGGCGGCCTCGACACAGGGATGGTCGCGGAGCCAGTCGAACAGCTCCGAAGACCGGCCTCCCGGCAGCACGGACCGGAGGAGGTCCTCGGTGGTGTGGTCAGCTTGCGCGCATATGTACAGCGCCCACCGATGTGCCTCCGTCGGCGGCTCACCGGCCAAATGCGCGTAAACGGTGTCGACCACGTAGCGCTCCGCGTCCGCCCGCGGTGACCTGCTGACCTCGGCGGCCAGGGAAAGCGCGAACGGGTTGCCCGCCGCGAAGTCCACAATGGACTGCCGCAGCCCCTGGTCGACGTCACGCGCTTCGAGCAGCGCCGCGGACTCGGTTTCACTCAAGGCTTCGAGCCTGCGAACCCTGATCCTCCTCGACCAGGCCGGATCGACCAGTAATGTGGCGTCCGGGTCA contains these protein-coding regions:
- a CDS encoding alpha-amylase family glycosyl hydrolase codes for the protein MTALGQSAGWWRSAAIYQVYIRSFADGNGDGVGDLAGVRARLDYLAELGIDAIWFTPWYPSPMDDGGYDVADFREIDPLFGTLAEAEDLIAAAHAKGVRVIIDIVPNHCSDEHRWFQEALASEPGSPERQRFWFRPGRGPGGSEPPNNWKSRFGGSAWTRVPDGEWYLHLYSSRQPDFNWDNQDIRADFEDVLRFWFDRGVDGFRIDVADGLVKDPRLPDVDPGDETPFSDQEGLHEIYRSWRKIADSYPGDRVLVGEMWLPDMSRAARYLRRDELHAAFNFDFLVCPWDSARFRDVIERTLAAHEEVDAPAAWVLSNHDVTRHVTRYGRDGDTGFAFADRLHGTPVDRELGTRRARAAALLTLALPGGLYVYQGEELGLWEIEDIPDELRQDPVWARTNGADPGRDGCRVPLPWSGDAPPFGFGTGGTWLPQPGEWRSGTAEAQAADPASMLRLYRAGLRLREELPALGPGDLEWLSLGDGVLAFTREPGFTFVLNFSDAPVPLPPHLDVLMASGPVDGDLPTDTAVWLRT